The region ATATCACAATATCAGATCATGACCCTATTCTGTTGGACCTGTATAATTTGGCTTTCTCTCATAAATAATTTCAGTTCCGTTTTGAAAACACATGGCTTCAAGAATCGAACTTTCATAAAGAAACTGAGTTTTGGCTTACTCTCCCTCCCTCCCATATCATCCCCAAACTCATCTCGGTTTCGAGGTTCATGACCCGTTAAGGGAGAAACTTTTTCCAAAAATTTCGAGACAAACTGAAGAAGTGGAAAGAGGTATTGGCTAAGCTGGTGAATTGTATTTGATAGTGAGGGAGTTACGATATATTTTGAATAAAAGGAAAGACTGAATGAACTACTTTTTCACAAAAAAATGTATTATAAACAAAGGGCAAATGTGTTTTGGCTAACAGAAGGGGATGATAATACCAATTTTTTTCATGCCTCAACCTCTACGCGGAGAAAAATAAATCATATTCAATCCTGGAAGTGAATAATGGAGTTCGAGTGAATGATAAAGAGGGCATGTGCACCATAGTTAAAGATTATTTTACTAACATCTTTAGAGGTGACCATCAAAGTGTGCATGTTCAAGTTGAGGAGGAAAGTAGATGTGTGACTGAATCTCAAAATCAAATGCTAGTATAAGAATTATCATTTGTAAAATTTACAACTGCTGTGAAGAAAATACTTTTAGATAAAGTAAGTGGACAAGATGGGTTTAACCCCGCATTTTCCAACAATTTTGGCCGATTTTAGGTAAAGATGTTTACATATGCAGAGATTGGTTTAAATCAAACATGTTTCCAGCTAATTTTAACAGCACCAACGTCGTGTTAATCCCTATCAAGAATAATGCCTACTATATGAAGGATTTACGACCTATAGCCTTATGCAATATCTTATACAAGATCTTGTCTAAAGTACTAGCAAATCGGTTAAAATGAACCCATCTGATTACTGAGAATCAAACTGCGTTTGTGTCGGTCAGAAACATCAATAATAATGTGTTGGTGGCTTTTGAGCTTGTTCACCATATGAAGAAATTAGTGAGAGGTAGTGAGGGGGATATGTTGCTGAAGTTGGACATATCGAAGGCGTATGATATAGTGGATTAGAGGTATTTGAGGTATATGATGCATTCTTTGGGCTTCTATTCACAGTGGGTGAATTGAATGATATTGTGTGTTAGGACGGTTTCTTATGAGTTTCTCTTAAATGGTGTAACGATTGGGCCTATCATTCATTCATGAGGAATAAGGCAGGGAGATCCTCTTTCTACCTACCTTTTTCTTTTCTATGTAAAGGGCATATCTTTTGCATTGTCTAAAGCCGTTTCAGTTAAAAGTATTCACGATATTCAGGTCAGCAGCTCAACCCCGATTATCTCGCATCCTTATTTGTAGACGATTCTTATTTTTTTTCGTTCTAATCAGCATGAAACTGAGTTGGTCAAAGATATTATAGATGAGTATGCAGGCTTATTCTCAATTGTTAAAAGTCTGAGATCTTTTTCATTTCAAATGTCAAACAGAAACGCTAGAATGCAATATCATCTATCTTGGGAGTTAGCAATGACCTGCAAAAAAGTATGTATTTGGTCCTACCATCATTAGTTGAAAATCGAAAAAACGAGTTTTTTACTTTGTTAAAGATCGTCTATAGAAAAGATTGCAAGGATGGAAGACCAAAAAAATTTCTTGTACTAGCAAGTCAGTCTTGATTAAGAACGTTCCAACAGCCATTCCGTCGTACTGTATATCATCTTTTTTGCTTCCTGAATCAATATGTACGGAGTTGGAGGTGATGATGAACAATTATTAGTGGCAATCGAGTTCCACTGATAGGAGGAATCTTAACTGGGTTGTCTGGAACAGTTTGAGCATGTCTAAGTGACAAGGTGGTCTGGCATTTCACAATCTCCATGCTTATAATGTTTCTCTCATGGCCAAACATATCTGGAAGTTCATTCACAATCCTATATCCCTTGTGTCAAGATTTTTTAAAGCAAAATATTTTCCTAATGCTCACATTCTTCAGGCGAGAGTGACTTCTGGATCAAGTTTTATCTGAAAAAGAATTATCACAACACGAAATGAAGTTAAACAAGACTACATATGAGTTTTAGGTGATGGAGAGCTGATCAGTTATTTTCATGACCTCTGGCTAGCTGACAAGGATGATTTTAGAGTTGATCAAGATAGGGAGTATCCCGATAATACCATGACAGTAGCTCATCTATTTCAACATAATGCAAAAGTTTGGGATGATGACAAGGTCTTAAATCTTTTCTCTAAAGAAGATGCAAATTGATCTTGTCAACCCGTATTCCTGCTCTTCCATCAGTGGATCTTCATGCATGGTCTAAAACTTCTAATGGTAAATACTCTGTGAAAACATGATATCAACTGTGGCATAATGGGAACATTGAAACTGGTCTTGTTACTCAATCATAGGGGTGGAACAAGTTTTGAAAGTTAGATCTTCCTATGAGATATGACCGTTTCTCTGACATTTCTGTAGGAACAATGTTCCTGTGAGGAGCAGGCTGGGTACAAAGGGAGTTCACCTCCATCTCAGTTGTCCCATGTGTGATGGAAGCAATGAGAGTCTTAATCATGTCTTTTTCTCCTGTCCTTTTGCACTGGCATATTAGCAGTATACATATACGAGATTTTGATGTGTCAATGGAGGAGTTCGCCCCTTCTTAGTTACTTAATGATTAGAGTTTGTGTCCTTTAGTTAGGTGTTGGCCATAGCCAAAATTCTTTGGGATATATGGTTCATCCGTAATAAGGAAGTATAGGAGAACAGAGTAGTCAATGCAGCTATAGCCATGAAGTGGAGCGCGAAACAATCTTTGATTGGATAGAGGCCAGAGCTAAACGACCTATTCAACCGACTGTTAACTTGATCACTACCATTCGTGAGCCGGTTAAATAGAATAAACCTGATGTTCAagtttttaaattaaatattgatgCATCAATATGTATGGGGGCTGACTCGTTCTCGGTCGGTTTGATATTTCGGGATCATGATAGAAATTTAGTTACTGGAAAAACGATTTCGTCATGTGACGGTCACAACGATAGTCGAAGTATAATCTCTTATCGTTCTCGAAGGCCCTACCGGCTTCTTTACTTCATCCATGAAAGGATGATCATAGAACAAATTTTGTGATCAATATCCGAGTTTTGCAAAATTCATCTAGCAATTTGCTGAATATTGGTCACATTTTGGATGCATGTCGCATGTTATTTAGATTTAAACCAGGTTATTTATTATAATAGCTTTTGTTAAAAAACAAGCAAATATGGTTGCTCATTTAGCAGTTAGCCTACCATGTTTTCTGAATTGTCAAAGTGTGTTTACGTCTCCTCCTCTAGGTATATGTTATTGGAGGCTGTTTATGCCACATTTTTTAGTAATGATATCCGTCTTTATTTAAAAACAAAACTAATATAAGATAATAataaattcttttatttaaagTCAATTAATTTTAATGTTTTTAAAATTAATCCGTACATTTTAATAAGGCTTATCGTAACACAACACAACACATGATTGATCACAATTCACAATACAGATCCACCTTCCAACAGAACTGCACAAGAAGTACCCCACATAGACACACGCACCTCAGCTCAAACTCAAACTCCTCAACTTAATCGAGATTTGTCTCCCGGAGATCGGACCATCTCCACCGTCCGATCTCGCCGGAATTTCATTATTTCAACACCCTACTTAGGTCTCTTTATCTACCTTCTCTTAACTTTCTACTTCTTTTAATTTTGAATTCTGTATTCATCTTTCTTATTTCACTTAACTTATGATGctgatctctctctctctctctctaattgtGAATATGATTAGCATATAAATGTGTTTATATGTTGATGATTTTTCGGATGTGTTGAATTATGTGTAGTGTTATTTTGAACTAGTTAAATTTGTATTGGTGGAAATGCTGGTATGACAAGATGTCATAGATGTAGATATGCTTTCACTTTTGTATGACTTTTATTAAATTTAGATTAGATTAACAATGACATAGCCGAGAAGATGTGGAACAATTTATTGCTAGACAAATTTAAAATACTTTTATCAAGTATATGAAAGAACAATTTACTATTCTAAGTATTATTAGGAGGAACCAGATCTCTTTGACTATGACCAATAATCGTCCCTAGGTAAGGATCGTGGAGAAGAGCGGAGGCGCAATCGTACTCTAAAACCGGCATTGGAAGTACCAAACCCATTGCAGCACCAAATTGATTCTAATTGATTTATACATCCTTCTTGCATTTATGCTGGCAACGTTTCCAGTGCTATGTAGAGAAAAAATGATGAATTATCATATCACTGTAACTTTAAAACAACTGTATGATTGTTGCAGGTAATTGCTATTGAAGAAAGTTTAGAACCTTCAGACATAGGAATGGGTACAGAGAACCAAAACTGGCTTTTGGAATTAGACCATGACCAGTGGATAGCGCTCCCTGTAACTGGTCCAAGGCCATCAGCTCGATACAAGGTTTTACATGCAATAGAGTAATTAAGATTATTCTTTATTGCTTTTGTTGCCTTTTTTTATGTTTGGATTGAACTGAATTTGCATCAAAGTTTTCAGACTTGTTTGCACTACCGATTTCTCACTTTATAATTCTCTTTCACATTGGATTGGTCTAATGGTGGCACTCTTTCCTTTTTAATAGCATGCTGCAGCTGTGGTTGGTGAAAAGTTGTACATAGTTGGTGGAAGTCGTAATGGTCGGTATTTATCTGATTTTCAGGTAATAATTTTACCCATCTTCTCCTCCCTATAACCCTATGTAAAAGTCTTCTGTTTCTTCAATTAGTGATACTTCTGATAGTGATTTCATTTTCCAGGTGTTTGATCTCAATAACTTGACCTGGTCTTCAATAAAATTGAATGTGGACCCAAGTTTTGAAAACATTGAGCATAGTAGCCCAGAAATAGCATTTCCAGCCATATCCAGTCACAACATGGTAAGGCGGTTAAATAAATTTCAATCTTGTTTACCTAACATGTTTTTAGGATATTGTTTATAGGATAATTGATGCATTTTGTACAAACTTGTTTTCAGATTAAGTGGGAAAACCGGCTCATTATTGTTGGTGGTCAAACAAAGAACATATCTGATAGAGTAACAGGTCTATTTCCTTGGAAAGTTACACATACTCTTTGATAATTAAATCTAACGCTGTCTAAATTATTTCTTGTAGTGAGATTTATCAACCTTGAGTCGCACCTGTGTGGTGTGATAGAGACGACAGGAGACATTCCGGTAACTAACCAACTTTACTTTCCAGACATTATAACCATACATTTAGGCTTTGTATTAAATATCTATTTATTTGCTTTTCCTTGCATTGACCATTAAACAAGCTTGGGACTGGGTCTAGTATATTTGTAACTTCTGGTAATTTAGAGTTCTTCCATATCCCGTCACAGTGATAAGTTGTGTATGTATGGTCCCAAATTTTCAGATATCACGCAGTGGACAATCGGTGTCGTTGGTCGGCTCCAAACTGATAATGTTTGGGGGAGAGGACAAGAGCAGAAGATTGCTAAACGACGTTCATGTTCTTGATCTGGAAACGATGTCTTGGAGTGACTTAGAGACAACGTAAGTATCTTTGTTACAATAAAGCTTGCCCAGTTTCGTGCGCTTTAAATCTGTGTATCTATGTTTGTACCTTTATAGGCAGACAAGTCCAGCTCCCAGATTTGATCACACAGCTGCAGTGCATGCAGGACGTTACCTTCTAATCTTTGGGGGCTGTTCTCATTCAGTTTTTTATGGTGATCTAAATGTATTGGACTTGGAGACAGTAAGTTTCATCTTTTCAAATGCTATTTTCTATGAATTCAGCAAGAGTATTTTTGGGGGAGAAATGGAGGAATTTACTCTGACATGCAAGTTTTTTTTTAACATCAAATCAGAATAAATGTTGTCCTTTAGAGTTTGCAACTATTATTATTGTTTTTTATATGATTCTTAAAAACTCTTGTACCAAACTAGAAGTGCACTTCTAACTATCAAATGATAcatttagcaaaaaaaagaaCTATTAAATGATACATATAGTCATAATAGCTTTTGTTGGTTTCCTGATGTTTGATGATGACATGTAGATGGTTAAACCTTGAATTGATTATTGAAAATTACCATGTAGCACTAGTTTCCATTTTTTTCCTTTAATGTTctttccttttttattttctttccaTTGTATTCCGGAACACATAGATTAGTACTGGGATAAACATATGAAGATATAAGTGTTTCTTTGTTTATGGCACTTAAAGTCACAAAGATGCTATTCCTAACTAATTAGGCTACAAAGAAAAGTGCATTTGTAAGGCTATCGTCCCAGATACACAGAAGTAAATATTCTTGCTATGTGGCCTTTGAAACCGGTTCCTGGCAAGTAAACTAAACTTAATACGAAGAAATCACCTAAAATGATTTTAATAAAACAGTTTTGAAATTCTAGTTAGCATACTAAACTCCAAATGTATGGCAGATGGAATGGTCCCAACCAGAAGTGCAGGGTGAAATAGTGGCTCCTAGAGCGGGCCATGCTGGTGTAACTGTTGATGATAAGTGGTATATAGTTGGTGGTGGTGATAACAGAAGTGGTACGAAGTACTTGTGATTGCGTAGTTCAACTCTTTGTATGTGATGTATTTTATTTAATCTTGTTTGACTAAAATTTATGAACCATTTTTTATATTATGTTGCAGGTGCTCAAGAAACTCTAGCATTAAATATGTCAAAGCTTGTTCTTTCCGTGTTAACCAGTGTAAAAGCAAGAGATCCACTGGCTAGTGAGGTTTGTTTATCATACCTTTAAATTTAGATGGACTGGTAATTTTGTTACTGAAATTTGCATATGTAAAAATACATTATAGGAAATTTTAGTTCTCAGTAGGGTTCAGAGGGGAGAGCTTCTTGAAAGTGACATGCTA is a window of Apium graveolens cultivar Ventura chromosome 11, ASM990537v1, whole genome shotgun sequence DNA encoding:
- the LOC141697206 gene encoding acyl-CoA-binding domain-containing protein 4, coding for MGTENQNWLLELDHDQWIALPVTGPRPSARYKHAAAVVGEKLYIVGGSRNGRYLSDFQVFDLNNLTWSSIKLNVDPSFENIEHSSPEIAFPAISSHNMIKWENRLIIVGGQTKNISDRVTVRFINLESHLCGVIETTGDIPISRSGQSVSLVGSKLIMFGGEDKSRRLLNDVHVLDLETMSWSDLETTQTSPAPRFDHTAAVHAGRYLLIFGGCSHSVFYGDLNVLDLETMEWSQPEVQGEIVAPRAGHAGVTVDDKWYIVGGGDNRSGAQETLALNMSKLVLSVLTSVKARDPLASEGLSVSSSIIHGEKFLVAFGGYNGKYNNEVYVMRPKSNDSTHAKIFKSPAAAAAAASVTAAYALTTPEKAAFTDTRVSNIEVDLSLEIKTVKEDKKLLESSLSEIQAENSALQAKLDETSSTHVDLSKELQSVQGQLVAERSRCAKLEAQIAELQKMLVSLQSIEEEVQEIRRQKAEFDRDVEVASAVQRQSSGGVWRWVAG